One part of the Hydrogenobacter sp. T-2 genome encodes these proteins:
- a CDS encoding DUF4411 family protein, with amino-acid sequence MSKVVYIVDTSALIDLKDKYPMDIFEGLWKEIEKLCKFRRFIAPEEVRKEIRDDGLIKWLRKSDMLFISPDSEQVEKVKEILSKHISLAKEEGKANADPWLIALAIVRVRSQLFKGKHVILTQESKTKANRIPAVAKEYGIECYDLIELFRSERWKF; translated from the coding sequence ATGAGTAAGGTAGTGTATATAGTAGATACGAGTGCCTTAATTGATTTAAAGGACAAGTATCCAATGGATATATTTGAAGGTTTATGGAAGGAAATAGAAAAGTTATGTAAATTTAGAAGGTTCATCGCACCAGAGGAAGTTAGGAAAGAAATAAGAGATGATGGTTTAATAAAGTGGCTCAGGAAGAGCGATATGCTTTTCATAAGTCCAGACAGCGAGCAGGTAGAGAAAGTAAAAGAGATTTTGAGTAAACACATTTCCTTAGCTAAGGAAGAAGGTAAAGCTAACGCCGATCCATGGTTAATAGCTCTTGCTATAGTTAGAGTAAGGTCTCAATTGTTTAAGGGAAAACATGTAATTCTCACACAAGAATCAAAAACTAAAGCCAATAGGATACCAGCGGTTGCAAAAGAATACGGGATAGAATGTTATGATTTGATTGAACTATTTAGGTCAGAAAGGTGGAAGTTTTAA